TTGCTGCTGGAAAACAACCTGATTAAGGAACACCAGCCATTCTATAACGTAATGTTGAAAGATGACAAATCTTACCCATGGATTTGCATTAAGAATGAAGATTTCCCGCGCATTTTTCTTACCCGGACCAGGATCAAGGATGGCTCTGAATACTACGGCCCTTACGCAAAAGTAAAACCCGCTAAAGTACTGTTGGATACCATCAAACACCTTTATAAACTCCGAACCTGCAACCTGAATTTGGCACCGGCAAAAATAGCCGAGGGAAAATACAAAGTATGCCTCGAATTTCACATCAAAAACTGCCAGGGCCCGTGCGAAATGCTGGAGTCTAAGGAAGAATATGACCAGAAAATTGATGCGATACGCGGTATTATCAAAGGTGATTTCCGAAAAGCCAGAAATTATCTGGAAAACCAAATGATGAAGTTTGCCCAAAACCTACAGTTTGAAGATGCGCACCTTATAAAAGAACGTATTGACCTGCTTGAGAACTATCAGCACAAACATACTGTAGTAAATCCGAACATTGATGATGTAGATGTCTTCGGCATGACCAGTGATGAAAGTGCGGCTTACATTAATTACTTTAAGATACAGAATGGCAGTATTATACAGAGCTTCACCACCGAAATTAAAAAAGTGCTCGAAGAGAGTGATGAAGATATCCTCGAAGAAGCCATGATTGAAATCCGACAGAAATTCGGTTCAGATTCACGTGAAATCCTGATTCCGTTTCACCTCTCGCTCGAGATCCCGAATGTCAAATTGATTGTTCCTAAGGTTGGTGATAAAAAAAGAATCGTAGAACTCTCTGAAAAAAATGCCAAAGAATACCGCATCGAAAAACTGAAAGCAGTACAGATTATTGACCCTGAACGTCATACCAACCGGATCATGGCAGAGATGCAAAGACTGCTGAGAATGCCCGTGGAACCCCGCCATATCGAAGGTTTCGATAACTCAAACATCCAAGGAACAAACCCCGTTTCAGCGTGTGTCGTCTTTAAAAATGGCAAACCCAGCAAGGCCGACTACCGAATCTTCCATCCAAAGACCGTGGTTGGTGCCAATGATTTTGCCACGATGGAAGAGGTCATCCACCGGCGGTATAAACGACTTTTGGATGAAAATGAACCTCTCCCGCAACTTATCTTGATTGATGGGGGAAAAGGCCAACTCTCATCCGCCGTAAAAAGTTTGAAACTGCTGGGACTTTACGGGAAAATCACGATTATCGGTATCGCCAAACGTCTTGAGGAAATTTACTTCCCAGAGGACCCGGTCCCGTTATATCTTGACAAAAAATCAGAGACCTTAAAAATCCTTCAGCGAGTTCGGGACGAATCGCACCGTTTTGGCGTCAAACATCACCGCGCGCGGCGTAAAAATTCAACTATTAAGACTGAACTTGAAGAAATACCAGGTATTGGTGAAAAAGCAGTCGATTTATTATTGAAAAAATTAAAATCAGTAAAAAGAGTGAAAGAAGCCTCGCGCGAAACTTTAGAGGAAATCTTAGGTAAAAGCCGCGGTGGTTTGGTTTGGGAATATTTTAATACGCCCTAATCACAGTTTCCTGAAGATTTCTTTACGGAAAGTACCATCGGGAAATGGCATATCAACCACAACTGAACCATCTTCGGTGTAACCCAATGTATGCTGCCCATCACGTAATCGTACATGATACACCTCTTTTTTACTTGAATTTTTAAATGTAGCGAAAGGGGTAGATTGGTTGGCTTCTGCAAGGATGAATTGGTCTTCAGAGATGAAAATCTGGTTAAACTTCATATTTCCGTTACTGAAAATGGCCGGTGCCCCTGTTTCAATCGCTTTCTTTGCTGTGATGGCTTCATTGCCCGCAGCCGAGATTTGGATATTGTTTTGTGCTAACCCATTGGACTGTGGTATTGGTTTTAAGGCAAAACCCAGTGCTTCGCGGTAGCCAGGTTCGTAGTCTTTGATGCTTGATGTTCCTTCCTGGTAACCAATAGTTTGGTCCTTACAGTCCTTAAAATCAACACGCACCTTATTCTTAAAGAAACTGCTGGTGTTTTTTAGTTCTGCTTTTAAAATCTGACAAGGATTTTTTTGGGCATTTTCGGGCCAAAGGCTTACATCATCCGGTAGCAGGAGATATTTTCTTTCCTGAAGTTTTGTTTGTAGAAGGTTTATTAAACCATATTCATTGTTTTTGAAATCTCCGGTACGCGATATTTTAATATAGCTGAAGTCGGAAATGCTTTGCGCTGATAAGGCACAGAAAATGAATAGAAAGCCAAGGTGTATTATATTTTTCATCATTGATGGTTTTTAATAAGTTAATTTCTGAAGTCTCCCATATCAAGTTTAAGAGAGAAAAAATTTGAGAAAAAATTAGAGCCACCAATCCCCGAATTGGTAATCGCGTAATCCAGCGTTAAGCCCTGATATTTGATGCCGATACCGCCGCTTGGCTGAAAAGATACCTTCCTCTTAAGATCTTCAATGTCAGTAATCGACTGAAAACGATTGACGCCGATCCTCACGAATATCAGGTCCTGAAATCTGAGTTCGGCTCCGGCGTATGGCGTAATACTCGCGAAATCTGTCGAGATCAGTGCGGCTGTTTTTGCAAAATCTATGTTAAGGCCCGCCTCTGGTGTAAACGCAAGATCGCGGTTGATGTCAAAATTCCGGCTAAGGCCTACATTCAGTTTTGGCATACTGATTTCAAGTTTATCTGCAGGCGCTGGATTAAATTCTTCACCGTTCACGATGGTAGAAAGCTCCTCTTGGTTGATGGTCCAGAAATTTACCGTGGTAGTCGCATCACGAAGCATGGCACCATAACTCCAGCCATTATCGGCATTGTAGAGGACACCCGCGTCAAACCCAAATCCATAGCCACTCGCAAATTTGCCTACATTTCTATAGACCATTTTAGCATTGACGCCTACAGCTAGCCGGTGATTGCCGCCCGGCCGGAATGCGTAAGAAATAAGCGCTGCATAATCGGACTGGGAGAAGCTGGTGATTTTATCATAATCAATATTTCC
This DNA window, taken from Chryseobacterium sp. 6424, encodes the following:
- the uvrC gene encoding excinuclease ABC subunit UvrC — its product is MNPDLELQLKTLPSEPGVYRYYDKNGQLLYVGKAKHLKKRVLSYFNKNLSGYRTRIMVGKIHRLETTIVPSEYDALLLENNLIKEHQPFYNVMLKDDKSYPWICIKNEDFPRIFLTRTRIKDGSEYYGPYAKVKPAKVLLDTIKHLYKLRTCNLNLAPAKIAEGKYKVCLEFHIKNCQGPCEMLESKEEYDQKIDAIRGIIKGDFRKARNYLENQMMKFAQNLQFEDAHLIKERIDLLENYQHKHTVVNPNIDDVDVFGMTSDESAAYINYFKIQNGSIIQSFTTEIKKVLEESDEDILEEAMIEIRQKFGSDSREILIPFHLSLEIPNVKLIVPKVGDKKRIVELSEKNAKEYRIEKLKAVQIIDPERHTNRIMAEMQRLLRMPVEPRHIEGFDNSNIQGTNPVSACVVFKNGKPSKADYRIFHPKTVVGANDFATMEEVIHRRYKRLLDENEPLPQLILIDGGKGQLSSAVKSLKLLGLYGKITIIGIAKRLEEIYFPEDPVPLYLDKKSETLKILQRVRDESHRFGVKHHRARRKNSTIKTELEEIPGIGEKAVDLLLKKLKSVKRVKEASRETLEEILGKSRGGLVWEYFNTP
- a CDS encoding PorV/PorQ family protein; this encodes MKKVILCLLMLYGLNTEAQIVRKYSNEFLNIGAGARGLAMGGAVTSSQADVYSPMWNPAGLAAIDRDWQGAAMHAEYFESIAKYDYLAFAKPLDNKNGVFAISLIRLGVDNILNTTQLIDAEGNIDYDKITSFSQSDYAALISYAFRPGGNHRLAVGVNAKMVYRNVGKFASGYGFGFDAGVLYNADNGWSYGAMLRDATTTVNFWTINQEELSTIVNGEEFNPAPADKLEISMPKLNVGLSRNFDINRDLAFTPEAGLNIDFAKTAALISTDFASITPYAGAELRFQDLIFVRIGVNRFQSITDIEDLKRKVSFQPSGGIGIKYQGLTLDYAITNSGIGGSNFFSNFFSLKLDMGDFRN